One Methanolobus sp. WCC4 DNA segment encodes these proteins:
- a CDS encoding methylenetetrahydrofolate reductase yields the protein MSGTFKDKLLSDDFLITAEVSPPKGTDLSEAISDAEVTRGWVDALNVTDNQRAVMRMSPLAVSRALIDAGHEVIMQLTCRDRNRLALQSDLLGAYAMGIRNICVMTGDHTTKGDHPKTKPVYDLDSVQLLTIIKKMKDGYDLAGNRIDDAPQFTVGAVTNTDPSRTAQMMKLRKKVRSGLDFIQTQAVYNITQFEAFMGSASDIDTPIIAGVIPLRSAGMARFMNQNVPGINVPDELIERMESAEDPIDEGMKISAETIIQLKGLCRGIHLMPIGKHDNTPKILEMAGIRKKEQ from the coding sequence ATGTCCGGTACCTTCAAAGACAAACTCCTATCTGACGATTTTCTAATTACAGCAGAGGTCAGTCCCCCTAAAGGAACAGACCTCAGCGAAGCTATTTCTGATGCAGAGGTCACAAGAGGTTGGGTCGATGCACTCAATGTCACCGACAACCAGCGGGCTGTAATGCGTATGAGTCCCCTTGCAGTTAGCAGGGCACTTATTGACGCAGGACATGAGGTAATTATGCAGCTCACTTGCAGGGACAGGAACAGGCTTGCACTCCAGTCGGACCTTCTCGGAGCATATGCAATGGGCATCAGGAACATCTGTGTGATGACAGGGGACCATACCACAAAAGGCGACCATCCAAAAACAAAACCCGTCTATGACCTGGACTCGGTACAACTCCTCACGATAATCAAAAAAATGAAGGATGGCTACGACCTTGCAGGCAACCGGATAGATGATGCGCCACAATTCACAGTGGGTGCGGTCACCAACACCGACCCATCAAGAACGGCGCAGATGATGAAGCTCAGGAAGAAGGTAAGATCGGGCCTTGATTTCATACAGACCCAGGCAGTCTACAATATAACACAGTTCGAAGCTTTCATGGGATCTGCCAGTGATATCGATACACCGATAATTGCCGGAGTGATCCCTTTAAGATCTGCCGGAATGGCACGCTTCATGAACCAGAACGTACCCGGTATCAACGTTCCCGATGAATTGATAGAACGGATGGAAAGTGCCGAAGATCCTATAGATGAAGGCATGAAGATCAGCGCAGAGACCATCATACAATTGAAGGGTTTATGCCGGGGAATCCACCTTATGCCGATCGGCAAACATGACAATACACCGAAGATACTCGAAATGGCTGGTATCAGGAAGAAAGAGCAATGA
- the thiC gene encoding phosphomethylpyrimidine synthase ThiC: MIKTQIDNARDGTLTPEMLEVAKKEGIDEELVMERVASGSLVIMTRKGCPPIAIGKGASTKINVNLGTSSASIDPDSEMEKVKVAQRYGAATITDLSMGGDISAIRKMVFENTELPVTTVPIYQTIVECGMDNVTVDDILSYLKKHVEEGVSSVLIHCVERRMLETLKGTGRVMGMVSKGGSFTSSFMLLNDCENPFIEHFDEIMQILRENDVVLSLGNTMRSGCVHDLKDSAQLMEIEINAALAKRANEAGVQVIINGMGGHIQASDIPDSVKLYKDAADFPLFVAGPLPTDIGVGYDHISGAIGASMASGAGADYLCYITPAEHLSLPDPQQVKEGLIAFRIAAHVGDSMKYGLSDRDLMLATRRASFDWKGQAEVAIDPDRPAQMCPEEGPCSMCGDYCAIKIMKSYLTGED; the protein is encoded by the coding sequence ATGATAAAAACGCAGATAGACAATGCAAGGGATGGCACCCTCACACCTGAAATGCTGGAAGTTGCAAAAAAAGAAGGAATAGATGAAGAACTCGTCATGGAGAGGGTAGCAAGCGGAAGCCTCGTGATAATGACACGCAAGGGTTGCCCCCCCATTGCTATCGGCAAGGGTGCAAGCACGAAGATCAACGTGAACCTCGGAACATCTTCAGCTTCCATAGACCCGGATTCCGAGATGGAGAAAGTAAAGGTGGCCCAGAGGTACGGTGCTGCCACGATCACAGACCTTTCCATGGGCGGGGATATCTCAGCCATAAGGAAGATGGTCTTTGAGAACACAGAACTTCCTGTTACCACTGTTCCTATCTACCAGACAATTGTTGAATGCGGGATGGACAATGTCACTGTGGATGACATACTCTCATATCTCAAAAAACATGTTGAAGAAGGGGTCAGTTCAGTGCTCATCCACTGTGTTGAGAGGAGGATGCTCGAGACACTCAAAGGCACCGGCAGGGTCATGGGAATGGTATCCAAAGGAGGATCATTTACCAGCAGTTTCATGCTTCTCAATGACTGTGAGAATCCCTTCATAGAACATTTCGATGAGATAATGCAGATACTCCGGGAGAACGATGTTGTCCTCTCCCTCGGAAATACAATGAGAAGCGGTTGTGTCCATGACCTTAAGGACAGTGCCCAGTTGATGGAGATAGAAATCAATGCAGCACTTGCAAAGAGGGCGAACGAAGCAGGCGTTCAGGTCATCATCAATGGAATGGGGGGACACATACAGGCATCTGACATTCCGGATTCTGTGAAGTTATACAAGGATGCAGCAGACTTCCCGCTCTTCGTGGCCGGTCCGCTTCCAACTGACATAGGTGTTGGTTACGACCATATATCAGGAGCGATTGGTGCAAGCATGGCAAGCGGAGCAGGTGCGGATTACCTTTGCTACATCACCCCGGCGGAGCATCTCTCATTACCTGACCCCCAGCAGGTAAAGGAAGGACTCATAGCATTCAGGATAGCAGCACATGTTGGGGATTCCATGAAATATGGATTGAGCGACAGGGATCTGATGCTTGCTACGAGAAGGGCTTCCTTTGACTGGAAAGGACAGGCGGAGGTTGCCATCGACCCTGACAGACCAGCACAGATGTGTCCTGAAGAGGGACCATGTTCCATGTGTGGGGATTACTGCGCCATCAAGATTATGAAGAGCTATCTTACAGGAGAGGACTGA
- the cofE gene encoding coenzyme F420-0:L-glutamate ligase, which yields MQTSTPSLQMFGIRTPIIKPGDNIASIIIASLKEQGMEFQDDDVLIIAESPLATAEGRLVRLEDISPGEKATELAEQYQLDAREMELILQECDEIFGGVPGAALTITKGTLAPNAGIDGSNAPEGYVVLLPENAQESAARIRSEIMKHCNCKIGVIVGDSRTQPLRLGCVGIALGTSGMVPVEDARGTLDLFGKEMTITRKAVADNLVSAAQLLMGEAGESVPAVVVRGAPVHIVDDDIDMPIFTRDECMYYSNIRKA from the coding sequence ATGCAGACCAGCACCCCCTCCCTGCAAATGTTCGGCATAAGGACACCGATCATAAAACCGGGAGACAATATTGCCAGCATTATCATCGCCTCCCTTAAAGAACAGGGAATGGAATTCCAGGATGATGATGTGCTCATCATAGCGGAATCACCGCTGGCAACAGCCGAAGGAAGGCTTGTTCGTCTTGAGGACATCAGTCCGGGAGAGAAAGCAACAGAGCTTGCAGAACAGTACCAGCTTGATGCAAGGGAAATGGAACTCATCCTTCAGGAATGTGATGAGATATTCGGTGGCGTTCCCGGGGCTGCACTCACTATCACCAAGGGTACACTTGCTCCAAATGCCGGTATTGACGGTTCCAACGCACCTGAAGGATACGTCGTACTTCTTCCTGAGAATGCACAGGAGAGTGCAGCAAGGATACGCAGTGAGATAATGAAGCACTGCAATTGTAAGATAGGCGTTATCGTCGGTGACAGCCGTACCCAACCCCTGAGGCTGGGGTGTGTAGGTATCGCCCTCGGTACCTCCGGCATGGTTCCGGTGGAGGATGCCAGAGGTACTCTGGACCTCTTTGGAAAGGAAATGACAATTACCCGAAAAGCAGTTGCAGATAACCTTGTATCTGCTGCCCAGTTACTCATGGGAGAAGCAGGGGAAAGCGTTCCTGCTGTGGTCGTGAGAGGTGCACCTGTACATATTGTTGATGATGACATCGATATGCCCATATTCACAAGGGACGAGTGTATGTATTACAGCAATATCAGGAAAGCATAA